The genomic window taaaattttcccaaatttttaaataaattattaaaaattgcttcaaatagtaaatgttttcatacatttaaagcaatgaggacaaccccgcccccccccccccccccgcttaattcatacaaataacaaattttattgaCAATATGCAACGACATAGTATtcttcatggcggaacgatacaaagtggcagcatggttacatacctacaaacatatataaaaattctatgtactttgtttttgtaaattccatggacaaatgtcaaaatcgtattgcgccggaagttgatgtatgaaatcaaataaaaaaaagtttataaacagctgtcccatgctgccaccttgtatcgttccgccatggtataCTTTTTCACATAAAATATAATCCATTTATTTTCAGGAACCTTCCAAAGAGAAAACGCCACTTTACGCGGTAATTAcattggcgcatagtcatagtcaaaataaaatgggttttaaatttagttggagCTTTTTGACATCATTTTCAATGAGCCTATCTgccaaaaaagctgcaactaaatttaaaacctattttactttgactatgactatgcgccattacTTCCAGAGATGTATGTCTGACGTTCTGCGAAATAAGGCCCCTATCGGGAATGCTGTTGATTTTACACATCGAGCAGGTATTATGGCATGCGCTAGCTTTCGGATGATCGCCTGTATACGGCGCAATTACTGTCGAATTTGATCGTGCAAAACTCAAAAAGTTATAAACATATCGATTTCCGCGTTTTACCATTTTCGAGAACGAACTTTGATTTGTaataaattggttaaaaaaattgaCATTTTGTGATTAAAGGGTCTTTTCTGGCGTAgcgtcaaatatgtatatatatgtaggtaagtatgtgaaaataatgtttttttctCTTACAGGACAGGTTAATGCTTTAGTAAAGGAGCTCGCCGAGCAAAAAGTTGTTATTGACCGATTCATGCACACGGATACAGCAGAAGTCACAGTTAGCCACGACTTCCCAATTGAAACGGAAGAAGATCTTGCCAAtctaaataaaacaataaataattccaatagaGATGACTATGTAAGCtaatagttttttttctttagaGCCGtcacacggtggggtatttgatcaatctagctggccaaaattaaaacagcagttactTCCGTTCAAAaagttatgaaaggaaatatttgacagtaaattgtGTTCTatgcagaattactatggatcgggccccctgTTTCGGTTGGAACCGGGTTCattttttttggcattacatgagatatgtcaatatggatatcaaacgaaaagtgttttaCTCCGCATATCTATTGCCatttttaagaagggttgccacttagggttgccacctcacctttttCATATTTCTTTGTATAACCCCTACCATCttggaaacggcttaaccgattttaatcaaatttggtacacccATGTAGTATTGTATTTTAAGAATTTCCACCTAGGTGTTCCCACTGAGGATgctttcacaaggttgccaccttttgccaataaaGGTATCAGTCTCTtgcaaaattgatcaccactcaaaaaatcgcgaatatgcgcagccgtttttgttattaaactttaaaACAAACACAaccttatgtattgccaaaaaattactgacatgatatgccatgaaaaaaaaagatatatctaaTTGTTTGCAaggcttttaaaaaatttattattgaaaagtagtagtattacaagtagaataacgcAGTTAATAGAATAAGAAACACATTTTCctatcctaaaagaaaatgtaactagatttgattaaggctaaacgagcgaacaagtatttaggttagaagggtatattgctttttagtccaatacatcgaactgcacacaatttttatacaactttagatgcgcgcggttagctccgttgacgttgcagatagGTTTTGGTGTATGTATACTATTGAGTGGATATCTGGGAACGcgagggagtatatttaaaaaaaaaaattggaatattttgaaaaatcgacttttgtcCAGGTAGATTGATCAAATACTCTACCGTGCGTCACCCGatactttggcaacaacaaattAACCAAATCATGCCAAAtgttttctcaaggaagttttagCAAGTTTTGGTTAACTGCATcctatatacatatttacgcggAGTAGTCAATTTGCGTAATTGCAatctttggaaaaaaaattaattaattaattatagaagacatttttataaatgtaactgacaaagaaaaaaaaaacagcgactacTTGAGAAAACATCAAGTAATTTGCCAAAGTATTAAGTGACAGCTCTTAAGAATCCAGTTTATATTCAAAATAAAGTGGGTTGTAGTCTGAGTTGCAGCCCTTTCTGGCGGCattgtttttgtttgaaattcCTAATAGGGGATTTAAAATGAAATACTAGGACAAATAATAAAAACTAACTTCAATACTGTCGTGCATAGCAAAAAAGCgtaaaagtgtaaaaagtgaaatcagaGGTATGAGGTACGAGTTTTGCGTTTGTTTAAACTAAATAAATAGATTTACTTGCTATGCAAGACAATTAATGAATACTGAACTACTAAACGATTTTATGAAGGGCCATTACCTTTATTACATAGTTCTTTTGGGAGCATGAAATAAGACGCAAACTGCCTCATTACTCAAAAGCAGTAAAATGAAATTTtccgctttttttttttgtttttttttttttcatagaataaaaaaaaataaataaatgtaaggcgcgataacttccgaagagatctaaggccgagcttctcttccaatttgcgtcgtgctcctcttgattttccctacaaattggtcggacgggacctacatgttttatgccaactccgaacggcatctgcaaggtaccccgcttagaaaaaattcttctaattgaaaaaccttatttctaaatctttgatgttgctttgtccgggtgtgaacccagggcatacggtgtggtaggcggagcacgctaccatcacaccacggcggccgccaccaTAGAATAATTTCACTTAAACTGCTTTTATGCTCTAAAATCGTTCTAACAGTACAATTGTATTACAATGTTATTTTAATGTTTaagtaatatttatttaatactgTTTTCTTGCATTGGAAAATTGATTTACTACTTTTCTGGtttgaaattttaagatactcgaaacataaaacaaattttaaacctttttttatcttttcatttcagtttttaacGATTATTTTTTTAGTTAATGAGTATCTTGAAGGTTAGTAGAAATTTATTGGCATCAAAATTCCTAAAAGGCAGTATGTGAACTTAGTCCGCTACACTTCAAGTTTTCGGTTTCATTCATTAAAATTAAGTTTCAAAAGCTCCGATTTGTGACTACGTTCTGACTCTTAATTATTTTTGTGGACTTctagaaatatattttgttccttAATTTTGTAGATTAAAACAATGAACATCATTTTACAACCAGAAGGTATTCTTAAATCCATGAAATGTATCCTGGCGGATCAACTAATTATGGATTTCAATGTGGAAGGAGTTCACGGGAAAAAATCACTAAAACAATACGGGAATTTCTATAGAGCTTTGCTGAGTAAGTACTTGGAAGCATACAAATTTCTATTATGTTCTGAccgtttttatttaataatttcagGAGCAATTCCGATTTCCGAAACCTCCGTACCTGCCGAAAATCAGTTACGAGATGCTATTAAATTGCAAAAGAATAGAGTTTTTAGAAATGCTTGCACGAAAAGAAAGTATAAAGAAACGttataatataaaatttgtttaattttcaggCTGTCTCTTTTCGTCAGACGAATTTTTTGATTTCGAGCTTTGCATCCCAAGACGACAATGACTGAATGGCTTTTAGGcttcatcaatatacctccttcgatatgGGCCCCATACTAAAgtgaacaaattctcaaaatcataATTACCatcatttacatatttatatgcatttatatttacatgtatatttaagcgtatacatgcatacatgtatattaagctgggtcgatttattaacctatatcgcgccatcgattttgggctcaggaaaaaaatttccactaagcacacccaaaaaaattattttccagcctgcaaaattttaattttttgactttttttctttgatttttaaggttttttcatgacctacttaaaaaaatttcattttattttaaaattgtcatccgactcaaaattgtccgctaaaaactttggcgataacagttttttgaaaaaaaaaaaaataaaaaatattttttgggttttgaggagtgttttggttaaaaaatttattttttcgccatttttttttaagagtttcttcagaaacgtgtaaaagtgttgccgatgtgttgcgaatttgtctcatagctcctatcccacttaaaattatgcgataaaaacgttggcattaacagttttaaaaaaggctccaaatcattttttatgtatatgtttccgttagacccaccaataagtataccaaaataatcaggggacgagctaagttgatttagccatgtccgtccgtctgtccgtttgtttgaacgcaaactaggcCCTCAGtttttgatatatcttgatgaaatttggtaagcaggcatattttgatggggtaTTTGACATtcgtcggaatcgaccggatcggaccactatagcatatacctcccatacaatcgattgttcaagaAGGGGGTTTgcgccatttctgcctcattttaacagctagcaacatcaactTTACCACAAggttacgtattgggcatagattgttgtctgaaaaaattattaagaTCGGACTAAAAAtagatttcgacaaaaatgatgaaaaacctcttacctgaacagtcggttgtatgggatatatattataaatatgtccgatcttgatgattttttcagacaacaatctacaatacgtaagcttgtggtaaaatttgatgttgctagctgttaaaatgaggcagaaatggcgaaaaccctcttatttaacaatcgattgtatgggaggtatatgctatagtggtccgatccggtcgattcctacaaatgtcaaatcccccatcaaaatatgcctgcttaccaaatttcatcaagatatcttaaaaattgagggactagtttgcgttcaaacaaacggacagacggacatggctaaatcaacttagctctgtAATAAATTTACCGTATATTAATACAAAAGAGATTTTGTGGGCGCTTATGTTCAGCGCTAAAATCAGATTATTCCTTTTATTGATAAAATacattcctatttatacaaaagttcttaacctatacatatatacattaggcCAGGTCGATTTGTggagaggcaaaaaaatcgcccattgctctgtgaaaatcgtattctagggatcaaaataagaaactttgccgaaggaaccacacctctaaaacgaattgtgatgtccccccccccgtaggggcaaactttgaaaaatcccacttttaaatgcctatgttttttctttttggagtttatttttctttagaaatttatttagtcagaacatatgtaaatgaaaaaattaatttaacttagtaatagaaaagaaatttaaaaaaatattagaaattagcgtttttacaacccccttttaaaaccaaggcatcactgtgatgcatttgcatgtcgtaaatatAGTTGtgtggttttttattcaaccgttttaaaaaatgaaggtatcactgtgacacaattgcagatcgtaaaattgcttgtgttgttttttttaagccaccacaagacacatcaggtagaattgaaattgcccctacccaaaagttcgaattcgttttagaggtatggttccttcggcaaagtttcttattttgatccctagaatacgattttcacagagcaatgagggatttttaaatcaacccgccctaatatacatatttacatgctaaaggtgcatgactcaatagtgaggaatggtttgtcagcaaattattatattgacctacatattgtcaatatgattcccgcttgagcagtttggtatgacgcatcaatatattgggcgacttgggaaatgcgaatgaactcatggtggttatctgggtcaattagatatgaacgtttgtttgtaagtatatttgtaacATTAAGCGTGTCTGAAGTGAGGTGATTTCCACGCAATACTACACCATtggccttttaagtgagcgtatataattttatgcttaattatagacggtcactctaatgtcactgtgataagtgtgccgtgttgtttcattttacgttgaatgacccagtcgacttgcttggtgttaccaaaaaaaaatttttttgaattcagttgtaattatgtcatagtggtaacttgatattaagagtttatgtgttttcttttttgtttttattcgtttgtatttgctttacatacagtgCCCGTTATGCTTACTCTCGCTTCATAATATGCTGATTTTTGCTATTATTATGTGTTTTCGTATATTTACTATgactactaatttttttttttttttttttttttggtgcacagccgacccttaagagcgtcgactcacttaaaaatcggcatgtgtttacaTGAGTTAACatttctttattgttttttttttttgtgcttattGTGAGTCACGTGGAATGTTTATTGTTCGTATATTTAGAAATTTTTGATTAACGTATTTTGGTTATTATTGAAGGTTTAAATtagttccttatctttattggttctatAGCTCATTTAGTAAATTGTGCAAAGCTATTTTCCTATCAAAatatttctatgtatataagttaagttaaaaaatgttttttcttattatttaactTACGAGAGGCCTTTCCCTAGTTAGCTAAATCTCCTATtctaccgagggttagagtaCAAATATTTTTCCTAACTTTAAAGCATATTTCTAGAGTAAACCGGCTTGACTTATGCTTATTTCTTTGAAATAGTATTTCTAACAAATAATATAGGTAAAAAATGGTTTATATATCCTTGCCTTttcattattattcttattaaacgattttttaagttttttttttgttttaaaacgtGCCGAATATGAAATTTGTAACTAACTGCATAGATAATATAGGGGTTGTAGCTGTTGACGAAAGAGCAGGATAGCTATGTATTGGTTGTAGTTCTTATTAATgggtaagtggaaggtacagtggatgcaaaaatttttcgtatctttGGATTTTCTTTTCATATATTCTAGCAACTTCTTTGGTCTTATTTGTCATGTGATTTCTGacgcggccaccaagacagaatcgtcatgacttttatgaagaattatttttatttttataccggggtTTGTCACATGTACAAGCTCTTGGGTTTgagcaattatttgatcttagagaacgtgGGTACCAATTATTGTCAcattaaatttgcctactcgagtaaatattcaattatttaccaccaatttgtccctcaggacaactgtgtttgtttttttttctttacaagtcatagattggcggcatttgtacaacatgtctacagcctgataagtaattgtcctaagtcaattttatcatctacaatcaggttgcttgtatttcttacgctaccatttttctatcctaagatgaaaacgagcgcgactagccttttgttgcaaatttatatagcgcattaatatatatatatatatatatatatatatatatatatatgttctctttgtgactttttcttcatttttgatgttgttggtaatattattattttattattattgttataattttttttttttttttgcatacttcCACCGACACGGAGTttcttttcaaatataatttgaaaGAATTGTTATTTTTGGTATACATTTTCTACCGTGATGGCGTTTGTTGTTGGTATTCCCATGTGAACTACTGTGGATTTTTGCTATTGCTTCCTGATTATCTTTGTTTTTAAAGATATCAGGAGCATTCAtagaaattatgcaaattctcgATTTGGCGTTGACTTTAGGCGGGGCTAATAAAGCTGACTTTACTGTCAATTGAAACATTTGAAGGATACTTTTACTTGacttgtttattgctcttcctcaagtTTGGGTTTGGAAATTTGGAcagggagaaaaaaaaaattttagacgcgCTTTTGCACGTTATTCAGTTGCCTATATTTTAATTTCATATAGCTTTTAAgtatagcggctatcgctatgattaatagccctatcgtgcatattaaagcacctagccaaatgtctgtggTTTTTGTGCCCACTTGagcttgtggctcatattttatcaatttgttgtcaactTTTTCCTCTTCAAAGGTTTCTTTACCGAATCCATAGCCAGCTATCGCTATCGTTATACcttgcgcaatctttgtccaccaagacattttgaaacttcTGTAATTTCTTTCCTATTTCAGTAAATAAGGGTAaattccaataaaatttctttgattttttcttTATCCTAAAtaatccattttatttataatttttatattataaaaattgttattctaaaaattttataatttactagcttagtatagtttattttacgaaatattaaaaatatttttatttattctttgtaaaaaaaaatgtttaaacgctattataattcaaattttcgCGTTTTCAGGGAACACACTTCTCATCATCCTCATAATTTCTTCTTCTTTGGTCTTAGGGTTTACTACGTCCTCTAGGGTTGGCTACCTAGTCATACCTATGTTCTTCTAAAAAGACTTTAAccattgtaattttttttcataatctaCTATTCCTGCATCTAAAATTAATTTATCCTCCATTTTATAGGGTGTTCCCAATATTTCCTTGGCATTCCAATTTACGTacttaaaaatgaaagttaacTGACTATTTTATGAAacgtcctaaacattccaatttacataaattataatttttggcgaccttttttacttcaactaattgtcctgttttactggctcgaggtccgtgttttataaattaaacacaattgtttcttttttcacaaaaccgatatatttcgattgctctacggcaatcgtcttcaaggttacagagctaataaaaacataataacaacaattaacaaatatacatatcaaacatttaacatatttacatacttttcttaacacgtttgctctgtgtgacgtggagtatggtactgccttttacttagcaggtgtttgtaaatatgagcgGAATGGTCCACATGACTCTTATAGTTGAGTCGTATCTttgtcggtacgttgataataacatttcaagagtaaatcgtttattatagtgttgttcttgttgtagtattttggtctcgtcaaagttgGGTATGTGGCCGCtagttgcacagtgggccatgagtgcaattttgtgattatttagttgatggcattgttttaaatccgatttgtgttgtgataatctagtttttaattttgacttggttgtaccgacataaatgtTATTGCAAGTTTCCCCAACATTGCCTTCACAGggaattttgtatacaacgttgcttttgtccatatttgatatattcgatttggttttattgaaagtactttttaatgtgttagagggcttatgtgctatttttacGTTTTCTTTGTTATAACAGTCAGACTTGGCCAGACGCTCCGACAGTTGCGGTACATAAGTCAGCGACTTAAAAATAACGGGTTTCTCGGGGTTTTGAATGTTTTTTGGaagtttagctttttttattaattttttaattgtgtatttcggaaaatcgttatttcttaatattttgaatatttctttctttatttgatcGTGGTATACTTCGTCCGAGGTGTGCAGCATTctacgtatacagcccattgctgtattaataATCATAGATTTAGGAttctttgaattaaaatttattattcgtcctgaagctgtgggttttttatATCACTTTAATTTAAGTTGATTTCCACGTCTATTTATTTCGGAGTCCAGATAAGCTAATGTTCCATCATTTTCTATTTCTAAAGTAAATTGTATACTCTTATCAAAATTGTTAAGTGTGTCCAGTGTATTTTGTACCTCATTCTCACGTACTATGGCGAAGAGGTCGTCGACATATTTTGTAAGTAACCTTGGTTTGTAGCGTAATTTTTCAATACTATTATCTAAAAGTTTTTCCATAATAATATCTGCTATAATTGGAGATGTTGGTcctcccataggcattcctttcaatt from Eurosta solidaginis isolate ZX-2024a chromosome 3, ASM4086904v1, whole genome shotgun sequence includes these protein-coding regions:
- the LOC137244047 gene encoding uncharacterized protein isoform X2; translated protein: MISKRRLIHINSVKMNNFIAQFRSLQQEVSGTNPEHCKSSEAILVYLAQQFDELKRTFQRENATLRGQVNALVKELAEQKVVIDRFMHTDTAEVTVSHDFPIETEEDLANLNKTINNSNRDDYIKTMNIILQPEGILKSMKCILADQLIMDFNVEGVHGKKSLKQYGNFYRALLRAIPISETSVPAENQLRDAIKLQKNRVFRNACTKRKRIF
- the LOC137244047 gene encoding uncharacterized protein isoform X1 is translated as MISKRRLIHINSVKMNNFIAQFRSLQQEVSGTNPEHCKSSEAILVYLAQQFDELKRTFQRENATLRGQVNALVKELAEQKVVIDRFMHTDTAEVTVSHDFPIETEEDLANLNKTINNSNRDDYIKTMNIILQPEGILKSMKCILADQLIMDFNVEGVHGKKSLKQYGNFYRALLRAIPISETSVPAENQLRDAIKLQKNRVFRNACTKRKYKETL
- the LOC137244047 gene encoding uncharacterized protein isoform X3, with the protein product MISKRRLIHINSVKMNNFIAQFRSLQQEVSGTNPEHCKSSEAILVYLAQQFDELKRQVNALVKELAEQKVVIDRFMHTDTAEVTVSHDFPIETEEDLANLNKTINNSNRDDYIKTMNIILQPEGILKSMKCILADQLIMDFNVEGVHGKKSLKQYGNFYRALLRAIPISETSVPAENQLRDAIKLQKNRVFRNACTKRKYKETL